The DNA window TACGGCTTGAAATCTTACCGCCCACTTCAAGAGAAGTTGGATGCGGGTGTTTTTTTGCACTGTAAACGTGGAGAGCCATCAAGATGGCAGCAGCAAAGCAACGTATTCGAATTCGGTTAAAGGCATTTGATCATCGGTTAATCGATCAATCGACGATGGAAATTGTGAACACCGCCAAGCGCACTGGCGCTCAAGTGCGGGGACCGATTCCATTGCCGACTCGAAAAGAACGGTATACCGTCCTGATTTCGCCACATGTCAACAAGGATGCGCGAGATCAGTACGAGATTCGTACCCACAAGCGTCTCGTTGACATCGTCGATCCGACTGACAAAACGGTTGATGCATTGATGAAATTAGAGTTGGCGGCGGGTGTGGATGTTCAGATCAGTCTGAACTAAGCATTGAGCGCTAAGTGCTGATTTGATATCGGCATGCATTGATTTAGAGGGTTCATCATGACAATTGGAATTGTAGGTCGAAAGTGCGGTATGACTCGGGTGTTCACCGAAGATGGGCGTTCCATACCGGTCACCGTCATCGAAGCAGACCCAAATCGTATTACACAGATTAAGAATCTTGAGCGTGACGGTTATACCGCGATACAAGTGACTGTCGGTCATAAGAAACCGTCGCGCGTGACGAAGCCGCTGGCTGGCCACTTTGCGAAGGCTGGTGTTGAGCCAGGTCGCGGATTGTGGGAATTTCGTGTTGACGAAGCTGCGCTTGAAGGACTGAGCGAAGGCGAGGAGCTCAAGGTCGACCAGTTTTCGGAAGGGCAAAAGGTAGACGTCACTGGTGTGAGCAAAGGTAAGGGATTCCAAGGGGCCGTCAAGCGCTGGAATTTCCGCACGCAAGATGCAACACATGGTAACTCGCTCTCGCACCGTGCGCCGGGTTCGATTGGTCAAAACCAAACCCCGGGCCGCGTCTTTAAGGGTAAGAAAATGGCGGGCCACATGGGGGCTCGGCGAGTGACCGTACAAACCTTAGAGATTGTGCGGGTTGATGTAGAGCGGAATCTGCTGCTTGTAAAAGGGGCTGTGCCCGGAGCAGCAGGTGGTGATGTTATTGTTCGTCCAGCAGTCAAGGCTGCGGACTAATTAAGCGCCCGATAGGAGAAAACGCATGGAACTTTCTTTGACAGTTCCCGGCCAAAACGGCACCAAAGGTGCGCTGACCGTATCCGAATCGGCGTTTGGTCGTGAATTCAACGAGGCTCTTGTTCATCAGGTGGTCACTGCATATTTGGCAGGTGCACGGCAAGGAACTAGAGCACAAAAAAATCGTTCTGCCGTAAGTGGTGGTGGTAAAAAACCATGGCGTCAGAAAGGTACTGGGCGTGCCCGAGCAGGTACGATCCGTAGTCCCTTGTGGCGTAAAGGTGGTGTGACTTTTGCCGCAAAGCCACAAGACCACAGCCAGAAAGTGAACAAGAAGATGTATCGGGGGGCAATGGCTTCAATTCTTTCTGAATTGGTGCGCCAAGATCGCTTGATCGTTGTCGAGTCGTTTTCGGTTGAC is part of the Gammaproteobacteria bacterium genome and encodes:
- a CDS encoding 30S ribosomal protein S10, with the protein product MAAAKQRIRIRLKAFDHRLIDQSTMEIVNTAKRTGAQVRGPIPLPTRKERYTVLISPHVNKDARDQYEIRTHKRLVDIVDPTDKTVDALMKLELAAGVDVQISLN
- a CDS encoding 50S ribosomal protein L3 — protein: MTIGIVGRKCGMTRVFTEDGRSIPVTVIEADPNRITQIKNLERDGYTAIQVTVGHKKPSRVTKPLAGHFAKAGVEPGRGLWEFRVDEAALEGLSEGEELKVDQFSEGQKVDVTGVSKGKGFQGAVKRWNFRTQDATHGNSLSHRAPGSIGQNQTPGRVFKGKKMAGHMGARRVTVQTLEIVRVDVERNLLLVKGAVPGAAGGDVIVRPAVKAAD
- a CDS encoding 50S ribosomal protein L4, translated to MELSLTVPGQNGTKGALTVSESAFGREFNEALVHQVVTAYLAGARQGTRAQKNRSAVSGGGKKPWRQKGTGRARAGTIRSPLWRKGGVTFAAKPQDHSQKVNKKMYRGAMASILSELVRQDRLIVVESFSVDAPKTKQLVAKLKEMALDDVLIVSHEVDENLYLAARNLHWVDVRDVHGIDPVSLIGFEKVLMTVEAVKKIEEMLA